TCCAACCCCAAGGCCAAGCGCATCGAGTTCCGCGTGCCGGACCCGTCGGCCAACCCGTACCTGGCCTTCTCCGCCATGCTGATGGCGGGCCTTGACGGCATCAAGAACAAGATCGAGCCGCCGGAGCCGGTCGACAAGGACCTCTACGAGCTGCCCCCGGCCGAGGCCGCGGCCATCGAGACGGTCCCCGCGTCCCTGGACGAGGCCCTGCTGGCCCTGGAGGCCGACCACGAGTTCCTGCTCGAGGGCGGTGTCTTCACCAAGGACCTGATCGAGACCTACATCGACTTCAAGCGCACCGAGGAGATCGACTCCCTGCGCCTGCGCCCGCACCCGCGCGAGTTCGAGCTCTACTACGACATCTAAGCAGCACCCCTCGGGGCCGGTATCCGCACTGGATACCGGCCCCGAGTCGGTTCCGGGGCCGGTCAGCGGTGTGGTCGAGGTGTGGTCACGGCGCGGTCGGCACCCGGTGGCCCGCCGTGCGGCCGCGATGCCGGACGTACGGCTACCGTTGACGCGTGGCAAGGGACGGAAACACCAACATGACAGCAGGCGCGCTCGCCCGGCGCGGTTTCAGCGACAGCACCCGGGCCCTGCGGCTGGTGGCGGAGGCCGGGCTGGACGCCCGGGCCGACACCGACGTGATCGGCTCCCTCGCGGCGGCAGCCGACCCCGACCAGGCCCTGCTGGGTCTGCTCCGGCTGCTGGAGGCTTCGCCCGAACCCGACGAAGTGCTGGTGGCACTACGGGAGGACGCGGACCTGCGGACCCGGCTGTGCCGGATCCTGGGGGCCAGCACGGCCCTGACCGACCACCTGGTGCGGCACCCCGGTGACTGGCGCGAGCTACGCGGGGCCGACGCCTCGCGCACCCCCGACCCCGAGGAGCTGCGCCGGGGGCTGATGCACACCGTGGGCGCACACCCCGACGAGGCCGCACCCGTCGCCGACCTCTCCCTGGGGTTGGGCTCCGAGGAGGCCCCCTCGGCCGTGCTGCGCCACACGCTGCGGGTGGCCTACCGGCGCCGGGTCCTGCGGTTGGCCGGGCGGGACCTGACCGGGGTGAACACCGTCGACGAGGTCGCCGCGGAGCTGGCCGACCTGGCCGCCTCCACCCTGGACGCGGCGCTGGCGGTGGCGCGCGCCGAGGCCCCCGAGGACGCGGCGCTGTGCCGGCTGAGCGTCATCGGCATGGGCAAGTGCGGCGGCCGGGAGCTGAACTACGTCAGCGACGTGGACGTGGTGTTCGTGGCCGAGCCCGCCCTGGGCGAGGACGGCCTCCCCCTGGACGAGCAGGAGGCTCAGCGCGCGGCCACCAAGCTGGCCACCGCGATGATGCGCATCCTCTCGGAGACCGACGCCGAGGGCACCCTGTGGGAGGTGGACCCGGCGCTGCGCCCCGAGGGCAAGAACGGCCCGCTGGTGCGGCCGCTGGCCGGACACCTGGCCTACTACGACCGCTGGGCCAAGACCTGGGAGTTCCAGGCGCTGCTCAAGGCCCGGCACATCGCCGGAGACGTGGCGCTGGGCCGGGAGTACACCGAGGCGATCGCACCGCTGGTGTGGGAGGCCTCCGGGCGCAAGGACTTCGTGGAGGACGTGCAGGCGATGCGCCGCCGGGTGGTGGCGCACATCCCCGCCGGCGAGGCCGAACGCGAACTCAAGCTGGGCCCGGGCGGCCTGCGCGACATCGAGTTCTCCGTGCAGCTGCTCCAGCTGGTGCACGGGCGCTCCGACGACCGGCTGCGGTCCGGCAACACCCTCCAGGCACTGGCCGTGCTGTCGGAGTACGGCTACGTGGGACGTAAGGACGCGGCCGGGCTGGCCGACGCCTACCGGTTCCTGCGCCGGGTGGAACACCTGTTGCAGCTGGAGCGGTTGCGCCGCACCCACCTGCTGCCCGACCCCAAGACCCCGGACGGCCCCGCGCAGCTGCGCCAGCTGGGCCGGGCGCTGGGTTTGACCGCCGATCCGGTGCGCGAGCTGACCGAGGCCCGCAAACGGGTGTCGGCGGAGGTGCGCCGCCTGCACGAGAAGCTCTTCTACCGTCCGCTGCTGAACGCGGTGGCCAAGCTCCCCGAGGACGAGATCCGTCTCTCCCCCAGCCAGGCGGTCGAGCGGCTGAGCGCCCTGGGATTCGTGGATCCGCGCGGGGCACTGCGCCACCTGGAGTCACTGACGTCGGGGCTGTCCCGGCGGGCGGCCATCCAGCGCACGCTGCTGCCGGTGATGCTGGGCTGGTTCGCCGACTCCCCCGACCCGGACGCCGGACTGCTCGGGTTCCGTCAGGTCAGCGACTCCCTGGGCACCACACCCTGGTACCTGCGACTGCTGCGCGACGACGTGCGGGTGGCCGAGCGGATGGCGTGGCTGCTGGGCACCAGCCGCTACGTGACCGAACTGCTGCTGCGGGCGCCCGAGGCGGTCGCGATGCTGGCCGACGACGCCGATCTCAAGCGCCGGGAGACCACGTCGCTGATGGCCGAGGCGGACGCCGCCCTGCGCCGCTACGACACCCCGGAGGAGGCGGTGTCGGCGGTGCGCGCCCTGCGCCGCCGTGAGCTGCTGCGCACGGCCGCCGCCGACCTGCTGGGGGTGTCCTCGGTGGAGGAGGTCGGCCGGGCCCTGACCGGCATCGCCGCGGTGACCATCGACGCCGCCCTGCGCGCCGCCTACACCAAGGTGGTGGCCGAGGCGGGCGGCGAGGAGCTCACCCGGGTGTGCGTGGTGGCCATGGGCCGGTTCGGCGGCGGTGAGCTCACCTACGCCAGCGACGCGGACGTCATGTACGTGCACGACCCGATGCCGGGCGTGGACACGGGCGCGGCGACCAAGCAGGCCATGGCGATCGTGCGGGAACTGGCCCGGCTGCTGGAGATGCCGCAGGCCGAGCCGCCGCTGAAGGTGGACACGGACCTGCGGCCGGAGGGCAAGAGCGGGCCGGTGGTGCGCACCCTGGACTCCTACGCCGCCTACTACGGCCGCTGGTCCCAGGTGTGGGAGAGCCAGGCCCTGCTACGGGCCCGGCCGATCGCCGGTGACGAAGGGCTGAGGTCGGCGTTCATCGCGCTGATCGACCCCGTCCGCTACCCGGACGGGGGCATCGAACCCGCCTCCGTACTGGAGATCCGCAAGCTCAAGGCGCGGATGGAGGCCGAGCGGCTGCCGCGCGGCGCCGATCCCACCCTGCACACGAAACTGGGCCGGGGCGGGCTGTCGGACGTGGAGTGGGTGGCGCAGCTGGTGCAGTTGCGCCACGCCCACGAGTACCCGGACCTGCGCACCCCGCAGACACTGTCCGCGCTGTCGGTGGCGGTGGCCCACGGGCTGCTGGCCGCCGACGACGGTGTGGTGCTGGAGGAGGCCTGGCGACTGGCGTCGCGGGTGCGCGGGATGGTCATGCTGGTGCGCGGCCGGGGCGGTGACTCGCTCCCGCACGACCTTCGGGTGCGCGCGGCGCTCGCCCAGGCCATGGGCTTCGGCGACGACAGCGGTGACGGGGAGGCCGAGGAGGAGGGCCCGAACCAGGAAGGTCCGGAGCCGGAGGGCCCCGCGGAGCAGCTGACCGAGGCCTACCTGCGAACCACCCGGCGGGCGCGGGCGGTCATGGAGCGGGTCTTCTACGACGACTGAGACGGCTGAGCGGCACCGGGCGGAGCCACCCGGGCGGGCGGGGGAGGGAACATGACCGTGACGGTCAGCCCTCCCGTTGCTGATTCTTTGGTCGAACATCAGCATCCCGAACATTTCTGCCCAGGAGGTCCGTGACGGTCTCACCACAACCTCAGTTGGGTGCCTCGACGACGGTCTCCCGCTTCCTTCCGCGTACGCGGTGTTGCGCCACCAGCCCGCCCCGCCGGGGTCGTGCGACCCCGGCGGGTGGTGCGGGTCTTACGGTCGGCTCCACGGGGCTTCGGAGCTTGCGCTCCCCGGTCTCCGGCCACTCCGGTACCGGTATTACTCATGCTCTGCGCCAGTTTGGCGAGGTTGCGTGCGGCGTTGACGTCCCGGTCCAACACCAGGGGACATTCGTCGCAGTCGAACACCCGGACGTGCAGGCCCAGCTTGGTTTTCACCGCGCCGCACCCCGAGCAGGTCTTGCTGCTGGCGAACCATCGGTCCGCCACGATCATTCGGCCACCGTTCCAGGTGGTCTTGTAGTCCAGCTGGCGGCGGATCCGCCCGAACCCGGCATCGGCGATGTGGCGGGCCAGACGCCGGTTCTTGATCATCCCGGCCACGTTCAGGTCCTCCACCACGACCGTCCCGTATTCGCGGGCCAGGCTGGTGGTGAGCTGGTGGATGGCGTCCTCGCGCAGGTTCGCCACCCGGTGGTGCACGCGGTTGCGTTCGATGTTGGCCTTGACCCACCGCTGTGACGGAGCCTGTCCGGTGCGCCGGTCCGGGCCTTGACGTCGTGACACCCGCCGGGACGCGTGGCGTAGACGCTGGAGCTCACCGTTCAGGTGGCGGGGGTTGGCCACGTGTCGTACCTGCCCGTCGGAGTCAGCGACCACCGCCAGAGCTTTGACGCCCAGATCGACTCCGGCCACCGACCGCGGGCGGGCCGGGGCACGTACAGCGCGTTCGATCTCGACCTGGAAGGAGACCTGCCAGCGGCCTCGTCGATGGGAGACCGTGGCGGACAGGATTCGGGCTGTGCCGTTGGCCAGACGGCGGTGGAGTTTTCGGGTGGACTCATGGGTGCGCACCCGCCCCACGACCGGCAACACCACGTGACGACGGGTGTCCTCACACCGGATGGCCCCGGTGGTGAACCGGCAGGCCAGTCGGGAGCGGTGTTTGGACTTGAAATTGGGGCGGCCCATGCGTGCCCCGGCACGTTCGCCGCGTTTGGACTTGGAGTAGGCGTCGAACGCTGCGGCCGCGCCTGCCAGACCGGTGTTGTAGGCCTCTTTGGAGTTGTCCGCCCACCAGTGAGCGAACCGAGGGTCGGTGTGTTTGGCGGCGTTGAACTCTTTGCGCAGGCTCGGTAGCGACCAAGCCCGCCAGGGGGTGAGTTCCTCCTCGGCAATGCCGTAGGAGGCTTCGGCCTTGCGTTGGTCCCAGACCGCCAGTACGTGGGAGATCGCCCAGTTGTAGGCGGCCCGGGAAGCCCCGCAGTGCGAGCGCAACCGTTGCTCGGTCTGGGCTGCGGGGTCCAAGGCGAACACGAACGCCTGAACCACCCACCCGGGGCGGGGCTCGAACCCCCGCTTGTCCCGCTTCTTCTCCGGCTTCGGCTGCTGCCCGGTGTGCTGTTCGATTGCCGTCTTCATAGAGTTCTCCCCCTCCCAGCGCTCATCGTTCAGGTGTTCGAGACCAAACGCTAGCGGGGTGGGCGGGGTCGTGTCCGCCGAATACGACAACCCGCCGACTTTTTCTGCTCGTGTAGACGGCCCATGCCTCAGACCCTGGACTCCACAGGCTTCCATGGTGGTGATCTGTGATTACAGAAATAAATGTTTGTCAATGAATCACGGAACAGCTCACAGGCTCGTCCCCTTTCCTGTGCGGCCTGGGAATCCTGCCGCGCCTACCCGGCCCTCTCGAGGACGCCTTCGCGGGCTGACGGCAGCGAAAAGGGGAAGGGCACCTCCGCGCCGAAGGAGTGTGGCGCGAAGGTGCCCGAGGGTCGGACCGGGGAGTGGACGGTCCTGGGGACAGCTCGGTAGGGACGGCTCAGCGGTGAGTGGTCAGCGCTGGCCCCAGGTGACGGAGGCGGCCGGGCCCACCCGGTTGGCGCCGGGCTCCCAGTCCGCGCTGCCGTCGGGTGAGACCTTGACCAGCTTCCACTCGGTGTCCGGCCCGATCGCGGCACTGCCGGACCACTGCGGGTAGGTGTCGGCCCCAGTGGTCAGCGCAGCGCCGTCAGCCGGGTTCCAGGAGCCCAGCTCGGAGGTGGAGCCGACGACGTGCACCTCCTGACCGAAGTAGGTGTGGACGGTCGCGGTGACGGTGACACGGTCGCCGCCGTTGCCGCCGCAGTCCTGCCCGCACTCGCCGCCCACGTGCAGCGCCAGGGCGCCGTCGGCGGGGACGGTCGCGGAGACCTGTCCGCCGGAGACGGTGGCACCGCCCGGTCCCGCGGCGTTGTCGTAGTCGCCGTCGGGCAGGGAGGTCGGAGCGTTCAGCTGCCAGGCCTGGCCCGAGGCGTTGAAGGCGGCGAAACCGCTCTCACCGCGGTCGAAGGCCACGCGGGACGATCCGTCCTGGGCGCGTTCGGTCAGGCCCGTGCCGCTCACCGCGTTACGGAAGGAGACCATGCCGCTGACAGCCTCGTCACGGTGCTCGCAGACCCAGTCCGAGCTGCTGCAGTCGCTGTCCTCGGTGATCCATCCGGCCGGGTTTCCGTCGACCTCGCCGATGTTGGGCGGGCCCTCGGTGTCGTTGCCCTGGAAGTCGTAGCTCGACATCACCACGGGGGTGCCGTAGGGGTGCGCGAGCATGAAGGCGGTGGCGAGGTAGTAGCGGTCGCCG
This DNA window, taken from Nocardiopsis exhalans, encodes the following:
- a CDS encoding bifunctional [glutamine synthetase] adenylyltransferase/[glutamine synthetase]-adenylyl-L-tyrosine phosphorylase; amino-acid sequence: MTAGALARRGFSDSTRALRLVAEAGLDARADTDVIGSLAAAADPDQALLGLLRLLEASPEPDEVLVALREDADLRTRLCRILGASTALTDHLVRHPGDWRELRGADASRTPDPEELRRGLMHTVGAHPDEAAPVADLSLGLGSEEAPSAVLRHTLRVAYRRRVLRLAGRDLTGVNTVDEVAAELADLAASTLDAALAVARAEAPEDAALCRLSVIGMGKCGGRELNYVSDVDVVFVAEPALGEDGLPLDEQEAQRAATKLATAMMRILSETDAEGTLWEVDPALRPEGKNGPLVRPLAGHLAYYDRWAKTWEFQALLKARHIAGDVALGREYTEAIAPLVWEASGRKDFVEDVQAMRRRVVAHIPAGEAERELKLGPGGLRDIEFSVQLLQLVHGRSDDRLRSGNTLQALAVLSEYGYVGRKDAAGLADAYRFLRRVEHLLQLERLRRTHLLPDPKTPDGPAQLRQLGRALGLTADPVRELTEARKRVSAEVRRLHEKLFYRPLLNAVAKLPEDEIRLSPSQAVERLSALGFVDPRGALRHLESLTSGLSRRAAIQRTLLPVMLGWFADSPDPDAGLLGFRQVSDSLGTTPWYLRLLRDDVRVAERMAWLLGTSRYVTELLLRAPEAVAMLADDADLKRRETTSLMAEADAALRRYDTPEEAVSAVRALRRRELLRTAAADLLGVSSVEEVGRALTGIAAVTIDAALRAAYTKVVAEAGGEELTRVCVVAMGRFGGGELTYASDADVMYVHDPMPGVDTGAATKQAMAIVRELARLLEMPQAEPPLKVDTDLRPEGKSGPVVRTLDSYAAYYGRWSQVWESQALLRARPIAGDEGLRSAFIALIDPVRYPDGGIEPASVLEIRKLKARMEAERLPRGADPTLHTKLGRGGLSDVEWVAQLVQLRHAHEYPDLRTPQTLSALSVAVAHGLLAADDGVVLEEAWRLASRVRGMVMLVRGRGGDSLPHDLRVRAALAQAMGFGDDSGDGEAEEEGPNQEGPEPEGPAEQLTEAYLRTTRRARAVMERVFYDD
- the tnpB gene encoding IS607 family element RNA-guided endonuclease TnpB, producing MKTAIEQHTGQQPKPEKKRDKRGFEPRPGWVVQAFVFALDPAAQTEQRLRSHCGASRAAYNWAISHVLAVWDQRKAEASYGIAEEELTPWRAWSLPSLRKEFNAAKHTDPRFAHWWADNSKEAYNTGLAGAAAAFDAYSKSKRGERAGARMGRPNFKSKHRSRLACRFTTGAIRCEDTRRHVVLPVVGRVRTHESTRKLHRRLANGTARILSATVSHRRGRWQVSFQVEIERAVRAPARPRSVAGVDLGVKALAVVADSDGQVRHVANPRHLNGELQRLRHASRRVSRRQGPDRRTGQAPSQRWVKANIERNRVHHRVANLREDAIHQLTTSLAREYGTVVVEDLNVAGMIKNRRLARHIADAGFGRIRRQLDYKTTWNGGRMIVADRWFASSKTCSGCGAVKTKLGLHVRVFDCDECPLVLDRDVNAARNLAKLAQSMSNTGTGVAGDRGAQAPKPRGADRKTRTTRRGRTTPAGRAGGATPRTRKEAGDRRRGTQLRLW